Proteins from a genomic interval of Oreochromis aureus strain Israel breed Guangdong linkage group 6, ZZ_aureus, whole genome shotgun sequence:
- the LOC116323513 gene encoding fascin-like has product MSSNGADGDLLQIPLGLINSEGKYLTAETFGFKINASASSLKKKQTWTLEQTGEDDSAVFLLSHLGRYLATDKDGNVTADSETRERDCRFVITVHEDGRWSLQSEPYGRFLGGSEDRITCFAQTASPAERWSMHLAVHPQVNLYSFARKRFAHLSAREEVSIDRDVPWGVDSLVTLVYRDQRYHLETSDNRFLRNDGSLSTKTDKDTGYMLEFHSGKVAFRDCNGRYLAPVGPTGTMKSGRSTRVGKDEQFGLERSHAQVVLTAGNERNVSTRQGMDLSANQDEEGDQEVFQLEMSREDRKCAFRTAAGKYWTLTASGGLQCTASTKSANSYFELEWRDGRVCIRAANGKYVTAKKNGQLAATIDSAGEAEQFLMKLINRPIIVLRGEHGFIGARKAGTATLDSNRASCDVFQLEFHNGAYSFKDSQGKYWCFGDGTAIVCGDSSPVQFLLEFCDLNKMAIRTLRGKYLKGDHAGGLKASADSLESATLWEY; this is encoded by the exons ATGTCCTCAAACGGCGCTGACGGGGACCTGCTGCAGATCCCTCTGGGCCTCATCAACAGCGAGGGCAAGTATCTGACTGCGGAAACATTCGGCTTCAAAATCAATGCCTCGGCCAGCagcctgaagaagaagcagacGTGGACCCTAGAGCAGACCGGGGAAGACGACAGCGCCGTGTTCCTCCTGTCCCACCTGGGCCGCTACCTCGCCACGGACAAAGACGGCAACGTTACCGCGGACAGCGAGACGCGCGAGCGGGACTGCCGCTTCGTCATAACGGTGCACGAGGACGGGCGGTGGTCGTTGCAGTCCGAGCCCTACGGCCGCTTCCTCGGCGGCAGCGAGGACCGGATCACCTGCTTTGCGCAGACCGCCTCGCCGGCGGAGAGATGGAGCATGCACCTGGCCGTGCACCCGCAGGTCAACCTCTACAGCTTCGCCCGCAAGCGCTTCGCCCACCTGAGCGCCCGGGAGGAGGTGTCAATAGATCGGGATGTCCCCTGGGGGGTCGACTCGCTTGTGACCCTGGTGTACCGCGATCAGCGCTACCACCTCGAGACTTCTGACAACCGCTTTTTGCGCAACGACGGCAGCCTGTCCACCAAAACGGACAAGGATACCGGTTACATGCTGGAATTCCACTCCGGGAAAGTGGCATTCCGCGACTGTAACGGTCGCTACCTGGCCCCCGTAGGCCCCACAGGCACTATGAAGTCTGGGAGGAGCACCCGGGTGGGAAAGGATGAACAGTTCGGCCTGGAGCGCAGCCACGCGCAGGTCGTCCTGACTGCAGGCAACGAGAGAAACGTATCCACGAGGCAAG GCATGGACTTGTCAGCCAATCAGGATGAGGAAGGGGACCAGGAAGTCTTTCAGCTGGAGATGAGCCGTGAGGACAGGAAGTGTGCCTTCAGGACCGCTGCTGGAAAATACTGGACACTCACAGCTTCTGGAGGACTGCAGTGCACTGCCTCCACCAA GTCTGCCAATAGTTACTTTGAATTGGAGTGGCGTGATGGCCGTGTGTGTATCCGTGCAGCCAACGGCAAGTATGTGACTGCTAAGAAGAACGGCCAGCTGGCTGCTACCATTGACAGCGCAG GGGAGGCTGAACAGTTCCTGATGAAGCTCATCAACCGTCCAATCATCGTCCTCCGCGGGGAGCACGGGTTCATCGGGGCTCGAAAAGCTGGAACGGCGACCCTAGACTCCAACCGAGCATCCTGCGATGTTTTTCAGCTGGAGTTCCACAATGGTGCTTACTCCTTCAAAG ACTCCCAGGGGAAGTACTGGTGTTTTGGAGATGGCACAGCCATTGTGTGTGGCGACTCATcgcctgtccagttcctgcTCGAGTTCTGTGACCTCAACAAGATGGCCATTCGTACTCTGAGGGGGAAGTATCTCAAAGGGGATCATGCTGGAGGGCTCAAGGCGAGTGCAGACTCCCTGGAGAGCGCCACCCTCTGGGAATATTGA
- the LOC116323518 gene encoding GTP-binding protein Rhes-like, translating into MSPSGRPNTVRLVFLGAAGVGKTALIHRFLHDGFEHKYTRTVEELHVLEYDTAGSEEKMRLEILDTSGSYSFPAMRELCIRHSDAFALVYAADEPGSFEEVRRLRAEILELRGGGRSAPITVVRSKADLTESEGRAPVAGDAMATVEAEWGADFVEASASTGRNAVGVFSSLLQQVNLPAQLSPAAWTRRDTVPRPRARKRPSLKKHHSCVLS; encoded by the coding sequence ATGTCTCCGTCAGGGCGTCCGAACACGGTCCGGCTTGTGTTCCTGGGAGCAGCGGGGGTTGGCAAGACCGCGCTCATCCACCGATTCCTCCACGACGGATTCGAGCACAAGTACACGCGCACTGTCGAGGAGCTTCACGTGCTCGAGTATGACACCGCGGGCTCTGAGGAGAAGATGCGGCTGGAGATACTGGACACGAGCGGCAGCTACTCGTTCCCAGCTATGCGGGAGCTCTGCATCCGACACAGCGACGCCTTCGCCCTGGTGTACGCGGCAGACGAGCCTGGCTCCTTCGAGGAGGTGCGTCGACTGCGCGCCGAGATTCTGGAGCTGCGCGGCGGCGGCAGGAGCGCGCCCATCACCGTGGTCCGCAGCAAAGCGGATCTGACCGAGAGCGAAGGTCGAGCGCCGGTTGCCGGTGACGCCATGGCCACGGTGGAGGCTGAGTGGGGCGCAGACTTCGTGGAGGCGTCCGCGAGCACGGGCAGAAACGCGGTCGGGGTGTTCAGCTCGCTGCTGCAACAGGTGAACCTGCCGGCACAACTGAGCCCCGCGGCGTGGACACGCAGAGACACCGTGCCTAGGCCCCGAGCTAGGAAGAGACCCTCGCTGAAGAAGCACCACAGCTGTGTTCTGTCgtag
- the plk1 gene encoding serine/threonine-protein kinase PLK1, producing MSAGVAKPANPMPHVDPKSATLKEIPDVLVDPRTMRRYTRGRFLGKGGFAKCYEITDVETKQVFAGKIVPKSLILKQHQREKMTSEISIHQSLNHPNVVGFHGFFEDDDFVFVVLEICRRRSLLELHKRRKAVTEPEARYYMTQLLKGVQYLHNNKVIHRDLKLGNIFLNDDMDVKIGDFGLATKIEFDGERKKTLCGTPNYIAPEVLCKKGHSYEVDVWSLGCILYTLLVGKPPFETSCLKETYNRIKKNNYTIPWHINPAATALIKRMLHADPTQRPTIAELQADEFITSGYIPLRLPTTCLTVPPRFSIAPSTTTELSQRRPLTAINNKVGTEKVEMKDEPAPREVEPSENHLRDMLQQLNTIIAAKPSEKAVVRQEEAEDPACIPIFWISKWVDYSDKYGLGYQLCDNSVGVLFNDYTRLIMYADGDSLQYIDKTATESYMSVRSFPSTLNKKITLLKYFRNYMSEHLLKAGANIARREGDELARLPYLSLWFRTKSAIVLHLTNGTVQINFFQDHTKLILCPLMAAVTYIDEKRDFRTYKLSLLEEFGCSKELASRIRYAKLMVEKLLDSKPSPAAH from the exons ATGAGCGCTGGTGTTGCAAAGCCGGCGAACCCGATGCCGCACGTCGACCCAAAATCGGCCACTCTAAAAGAAATCCCAGATGTTCTGGTCGACCCACGCACCATGAGACGATACACGAGGGGGAGATTCCTCGGGAAAGGTGGATTTGCAAAATGCTACGAAATCACAGACGTGGAGACAAAGCAGGTTTTCGCCGGAAAGATCGTGCCCAAATCGCTGATCCTGAAGCAGCACCAGAGGGAGAAGATGACTTCGGAAATCTCCATTCACCAAAGCCTCAACCACCCCAACGTCGTGGGCTTCCACGGGTTCTTCGAGGACGATGATTTTGTGTTTGTCGTCCTGGAAATCTGCAGGAGAAGG TCCCTGCTGGAGTTGCACAAGCGTCGTAAGGCTGTCACAGAGCCCGAGGCCCGATACTACATGACTCAGCTGCTCAAGGGTGTCCAGTACCTGCACAACAACAAAGtgatccacagagacctgaaactgGGCAACATCTTCCTCAACGACGACATGGACGTCAAGATAG gGGATTTTGGCCTTGCCACAAAGATTGAGTTTGATGGTGAGCGGAAGAAGACCTTGTGTGGAACACCTAACTACATAGCTCCTGAAGTGCTCTGCAAGAAAGGCCACAGCTATGAAGTGGATGTCTGGTCACTTGGGTGTATATT GTACACTTTGTTGGTGGGCAAGCCTCCATTTGAGACCTCCTGTCTGAAGGAGACCTACAACCGCATCAAGAAAAACAACTACACCATCCCCTGG CACATCAACCCAGCAGCGACCGCCCTCATCAAAAGGATGCTGCATGCCGATCCCACCCAGAGGCCCACCATTGCTGAGCTGCAAGCGGACGAGTTCATCACGTCCGGCTACATCCCCTTGCGCCTGCCCACGACTTGTCTCACGGTGCCCCCGCGGTTCTCTATTGCCCCTTCCACAACTACCGAGCTCAGCCAGAGGCGCCCGTTGACGGCTATAAATAACAAAG TAGGGACAGAGAAGGTGGAGATGAAGGACGAGCCTGCACCACG GGAGGTTGAACCGTCGGAGAACCACCTCAGAGACATGCTGCAGCAGCTCAACACCATCATTGCTGCCAAGCCTTCTGAGAAGGCAGTCGTCCGCCAAG AGGAGGCAGAGGATCCTGCATGCATCCCCATCTTCTGGATCAGCAAATGGGTGGACTACTCTGATAAATATGGACTGG GATACCAGCTGTGTGACAACAGCGTTGGCGTTCTGTTTAACGATTACACCCGTCTGATCATGTACGCTGACGGAGACAGCCTGCAGTACATCGACAAAACGGCAACTGAATCCTACATGAGTGTGCGCTCTTTCCCGTCCACTCTTAACAAGAAG ATAACATTGCTGAAATACTTCCGCAATTACATGAGCGAGCACCTGCTGAAGGCTGGCGCAAACATAGCACGTCGGGAAGGAGATGAGCTGGCACGACTGCCGTACCTTTCCCTCTGGTTCAGAACCAAAAGCGCCATTGTGCTGCACCTCACTAACGGCACGGTTCAGATCAATTTCTTCCAG GACCACACCAAGCTGATCCTGTGTCCGCTGATGGCTGCGGTGACCTACATAGATGAGAAACGAGACTTCCGCACCTACAAGCTGTCTCTCCTGGAGGAGTTCGGTTGCAGTAAGGAGCTGGCGAGCCGCATTCGTTACGCCAAGCTCATGGTGGAGAAACTGTTGGACAGCAAGCCCTCTCCCGCTGCACATTAG
- the palb2 gene encoding partner and localizer of BRCA2, with amino-acid sequence METTVGDIQHCEEQLRSTLHSDDKEKLRRKLAELQREYLRTAQRLQRAERLEAVQRHVRSRITEQNHLEQRDTEAASNLHLNPSSLMLNSSSDTAQGLTQSQRHTEGPAESENSRRNQVIRFSLPSDACPQTPDLSHAEPTGYRAGSSLRLRSRRSRLRWESRSTENNEKGQEQGEGMKSAKRAGEEEKLTSDGADAVNESEELFSGTDSESPSLLLTHWSTHGCTESGDIQGKDMPRSQEQKEKDAEEKGEGEKESESLLLTTQTENRGHDGTQNKTRKEGARGEDGGNSRGRNEENIRKDTEQNVGDKTESKKRHDNSVEVKEEKNEFTGGGKSGSLLDSCTLVEGLLFPVEYYVRTTRRMTFSQSQPDMQAVIESQLSRGRHRRSRGRAKGQNRNTQSSELSQPHTQTDFSSLATASGDPNKPSQAVASVCASAEHSQNSGEISACQMDSSFSPTSARPARGRRRKRDTGRGRSQTGRASLSLNTHQSVGEQTSDDPQPTDIPASSYQSLQGADGPEPCPTPGETDPATDGPQHVPTHITDPPLTSGVNGASYSSASGHPKNVYEIFMKRNNKANRSPHMNQSTSSWRSLLLPSSLSPAQTSLLRLPSLLSGPLMNLDTHQDFHLPDDQFASLKLLKLRQVTGESAVEPFSSPSYNTRSSWRRFDFRCSGSDPATPLPLPLSLTPTIANSPGHNEEHLAATQSINIQSVSEEHRLTDTVMKRHFTEEQQTENGLAEAHSSSTDPVGQKCANVCMDAGQETVIVNSRTELQTLMNSADRPVCTENDDVINHPVVHASEDLRCINHSEEDKVTTELVYFESPLQEVSSSSCTDIQACNETNPPEEPLKSPNRLTENQTKSSHGVISQLMLSSPLASAPSLFITPHLPSCTLSTSPKLPSLGLTPHPVTCSLPLPSSPSAPCLTLPPPYSPSRQALSPPPLSPCPSITYLPPSPPAFSPSGESHPSSKPPVRANQHHTVEATTPLSPSGHQLEDSAGQLDLRTEETKEELVIRHMHTLRAAAGGILVDACCFPGSSDTLCVAAAGKWAVCLWSQASASEWKLIHTWTFSEPVISVFHVPDAAGLICVTLGQLEIREVRVLSCSSLMQILLCEGILQAAIGVSRSRVVTTSHSATGSTLQVFTLSDYSSPSSQPLVSPGVCVGALAPVDGLPDALIGTDEGGHLFVWNLKTGQLLCRVLFGEGFSHTACLRGYSSCGVLFVLLQHQFLSSLEDEEKEGKIKDPKTALFSLVAINPLSGKSIHATQLYPPENWAGRLCEADVSGSGVVGLSQNGCACVWELGHPGASRMVWAPESEGWQLARWGGLNTLVTGHHNGDVTLYCYSQNSRCC; translated from the exons ATGGAGACCACTGTGGGAGATATTCAGCACTGTGAGGAGCAGCTGAGATCTACGCTGCATTCTGATGATAAGGAGAAG CTTCGTAGGAAGTTGGCTGAATTACAAAGGGAATATCTCAGGACAGCCCAGAGACTGCAG CGTGCCGAGCGCTTGGAGGCAGTACAGAGacatgtgaggagcaggatcaCTGAACAAAACCACCTGGAGCAAAGAGACACGGAGGCTGCATCAAATCTCCATCTCAATCCTTCTTCATTGATgctgaacagcagcagtgacacaGCTCAGGGCTTAACTCAGAGCCAGAGACACACTGAAG gTCCAGCTGAATCTGAAAACTCAAGGAGAAACCAGGTGATCAGGTTCTCACTTCCATCTGATGCTTGCCCGCAAACGCCAGATCTCAGCCATGCTGAACCTACAGGTTATAGAGCAGGTtcttccctgcgcctcaggtcACGACGCAGCCGCCTACGCTGGGAAAGTAGGAGCACAGAGAACAATGAAAAGGGACAGGAGCAGGGTGAGGGGATGAAAAGTGCCAAaagagcaggagaggaggagaaactcACATCAGATGGAGCAGATGCTGTAAATGAAAGTGAAGAGCTTTTTTCTGGTACAGATTCTGAGTCTCCCTCTCTGCTGCTTACACACTGGAGCACACATGGATGCACTGAATCAGGAGATATTCAGGGAAAAGACATGCCTAGATCCCaagaacaaaaggaaaaagatgCTGAGGAAAAAGGTGAAGGGGAGAAAGAATCCGAGTCATTGTTGCTCACaacacaaactgaaaacagggGGCACGAtggcacacaaaacaaaacaagaaaagaaggggCGAGAGGAGAAGATGGTGGAAATAGTAGAGGACGGAATGAAGAGAACATTAGAAAAGACACTGAACAAAATGTAGGGgacaaaacagaaagtaaaaaaaGGCATGATAATAGTGTGGAagtaaaagaggaaaagaatgaGTTTACTGGAGGTGGAAAAAGTGGGAGCCTGCTGGACTCCTGTACATTAGTGGAGGGGCTACTTTTCCCAGTGGAATACTACGTTCGAACCACAAGACGAATGACATTTTCACAGAGCCAGCCTGACATGCAGGCTGTAATAGAGTCCCAGCTGAGCAGGGGACGACATCGCAGGAGCCGAGGCCGTGCCAAAGGACAGAACAGGAACACACAGAGCAGCGAACTTTCACAGCCGCACACTCAGACAGATTTCTCCTCTCTAGCAACTGCATCTGGGGACCCTAACAAACCATCTCAGGCTGttgcatctgtgtgtgcatCTGCTGAACACAGCCAGAACTCTGGTGAGATTTCAGCTTGTCAGATGGACTCTAGTTTTTCTCCCACGTCTGCTCGTCCAGCACGAGGccggaggaggaagagagacaCAGGGAGAGGGAGATCTCAGACCGGACGAGCCTCTCTTAGTTTGAACACACATCAGTCAGTAGGTGAGCAAACCTCAGATGATCCCCAACCTACAGACATTCCAGCCTCTTCCTATCAGTCTCTCCAAGGAGCTGATGGACCAGAGCCCTGCCCAACCCCAGGAGAAACCGACCCAGCAACAGATGGACCACAGCACGTGCCCACACACATCACTGATCCTCCGCTTACTTCTGGAGTTAATGGAGCTTCTTACAGCTCTGCCTCTGGACATCCAAAGAATGTCTATGAAATCTTTATGAAGAGGAACAACAAGGCTAACAGATCCCCACACATGAACCAAA gtACATCGAGCTGGCGATCGCTCCTCTTGCCCTCCTCCTTGTCACCGGCTCAAACGTCTCTACTTCGTCTTCCCTCTCTGTTGTCTGGCCCGCTGATGAACTTGGACACCCACCAAGATTTTCATCTCCCAGATGACCAGTTTGCCTCCCTGAAGCTCCTCAAGCTTCGCCAAGTCACTGGAGAATCTGCAGTTGAACCTTTCTCATCCCCATCTTACAACACACGCAGCAGCTGGCGCCGCTTTGACTTTCGATGCAGCGGCAGTGATCCAGCGACACCTCTTCCTCTCCCGCTAAGCCTCACACCTACAATTGCAAATTCACCAGGTCATAATGAAGAACACCTGGCTGCTACCCAGTCCATAAACATCCAGAGTGTATCAGAAGAACACAGGCTTACAGATACAGTGATGAAGCGGCACTTCACTGAAGAGCAGCAGACTGAAAACGGCTTGGCAGAGGCTCACTCTAGCTCAACAGATCCAGTGGGGCAAAAGTGTGCTAATGTCTGTATGGATGCAGGGCAGGAAACTGTGATTGTGAACTCTCGTACTGAACTTCAGACTCTCATGAACTCTGCAGACAGACCAGTCTGCACAGAgaatgatgatgtcatcaatCACCCAGTGGTCCATGCTTCAGAGGATCTGAGGTGTATAAATCACAGTGAAGAAGATAAAGTTACCACTGAGCTGGTTTACTTTGAGTCACCTCTACAGGAAGTCTCCTCCAGCAGCTGCACTGATATACAAGCATGTAATGAAACAAACCCTCCAGAAGAACCTCTGAAGTCTCCAAACAGACTCACTGAAAATCAGACCAAATCTTCACACGGTGTCATCTCTCAGCTCATGTTGAGTTCCCCTCTGGCTTCAGCACCCTCCCTCTTTATAACCCCACACCTGCCTTCATGCACCCTAAGTACCAGCCCAAAACTACCCTCCCTAGGTCTCACCCCCCACCCTGTCACCTGCAGCCTCCCTCTGCCCTCCTCCCCCTCTGCCCCTTGTCTCACCCTGCCTCCACCATACAGCCCTTCCAGACAggctctctctcctccacccCTGTCTCCCTGTCCCTCCATCACTTACCTCCCTCCTAGCCCCCCTGCTTTCTCTCCATCTGGAGAGAGCCACCCTTCATCTAAGCCACCGGTTAGGGCCAatcagcatcacacagttgaaGCCACTACTCCCCTGAGTCCCTCTGGCCATCAGTTGGAGGACTCAGCTGGGCAGTTGGACCTGAGAACAGAGGAAACGAAAGAAGAACTTGTTAttagacacatgcacacattgagg gctGCAGCAGGAGGCATTCTGGTAGATGCTTGCTGTTTTCCTGGATCCTCAGACACTTTGTgtgtagcagcagcaggaaagTGGGCAGTGTGCCTTTGGAGTCAAGCTTCAGCATCTGAATGGAAATTAATACACACCTGGACCTTTAGTGAG CCAGTGATCAGTGTGTTTCATGTCCCGGATGCTGCTGGGCTGATCTGTGTGACTCTGGGTCAGCTGGAAATCAGAGAAGTGAG GGTGCTGTCATGCTCCAGCCTCATGCAAATATTGCTCTGTGAGGGGATTCTTCAGGCAGCGATTGGTGTGTCCCGGTCCAGAGTGGTGACCACCTCCCACTCAGCCACAGGTTCCACTCTGCAGGTGTTTACGCTGTCAGACTACAG ctCACCGAGCTCTCAGCCTCTGGTATCTCCAGGTGTTTGCGTGGGAGCGCTTGCACCAGTTGATGGACTTCCTGATGCTCTCATTGGTACAGATGAAGGCGGACACCTTTTTGTCTG GAATCTAAAGACTGGACAGCTGCTGTGCAGAGTCCTCTTTGGAGAGGGTTTTTCTCACACAGCCTGCCTCAGAGGATATTCCTCCTGT GGAGTGTTGTTTGTCCTGCTGCAGCATCAGTTTCTAAGCTCTTTAGAAGacgaagaaaaagaaggaaaaataaaagatcCTAAGACTGCCTTGTTCTCCTTGGTCGCCATTAACCCTCTAAGTGGAAAATCCATCCATGCTACTCAGCTGTACCCACCGGAAAACTGGGCTGGCAG GCTGTGTGAAGCCGACGTCAGTGGCTCCGGCGTGGTGGGCCTGAGTCAGAATGGCTGCGCCTGTGTGTGGGAGCTCGGGCACCCGGGGGCTTCGAGGATGGTATGGGCTCCAGAGAGTGAAGGCTGGCAGCTGGCTCGATGGGGGGGATTAAACACGCTGGTGACTGGACATCACAATGGAGACGTGACTTTATACTGCTACAGTCAGAACTCGCGCTGCTGCTAA